A single Triticum dicoccoides isolate Atlit2015 ecotype Zavitan chromosome 2A, WEW_v2.0, whole genome shotgun sequence DNA region contains:
- the LOC119358053 gene encoding uncharacterized protein LOC119358053 — protein MGSRRLILMCAAQCLGLQDRIIYKITTRSVFVCSSVHHPPNSKGHKGLVSSALPAISRAIQLGSRARKRRVPAMELEGRPALMLKEWLELEFTAELSRDGFGCYPRHLVAELRTTRRNGDVIARVSAAVRAALFRPPGTGREGEVALAGNSPRRLRMGFWKKRRGEEAVDRRAPSCSPSTTAGGRRDGSSPATLPRRRNPERGQSVGAGAAGRRSNETKVAGLEATPHLEQEQERKQRLSPVSVMDFLSQDEDDDGNEDENGDGDGVDGDDETASPTFQQSIANIRRASQELLQKIRQFEQLGDLDVSDVDDATTTTEDVSYNMLETDSIEDGDDASAQGILDLLEASSSGSSHCFQKLLVDFFRDDKTPRNLGRGKVLLETAQAWLDGQNCSLRPIWTVVKMEVASIEQWRCLREDEKNLLAADLESDIISSLIGELADELY, from the exons ATGGGGAGCcgcaggcttatattgatgtgtgcGGCACAATGTCTTGGATTACAAGATAGA ATTATATACAAGATTACTACTCGTAGTGTCTTCGTCTGCAGCTCTGTTCACCACCCTCCAAACTCCAAAGGTCACAAAGGTCTCGTCTCCTCTGCTCTACCAGCCATCAGCCGTGCAATTCAGTTGGGCAGCCGTGCAAGAAAGCGCAGGGTGCCAGCCATGGAGTTGGAGGGGAGGCCGGCGCTGATGCTGAAGGAGTGGCTTGAGCTGGAGTTCACCGCGGAGCTCTCCCGCGACGGCTTCGGGTGCTACCCGCGCCACCTGGTCGCCGAGCTCCGTACCACACGGCGGAACGGCGACGTCATCGCGAGGGTATCCGCCGCGGTGAGGGCCGCGCTGTTCCGGCCGCCTGGAACTGGAAGGGAgggggaggtcgcgctcgccgggaATTCTCCGAGGAGGCTGCGTATGGGCTTCTGGAAGAAGCGGAGGGGCGAGGAGGCGGTGGACAGGAGGGCGCCCAGCTGTTCACCGTCGACTACCGCCGGTGGGAGGAGGGATGGTTCGTCACCGGCGACGCTACCGCGACGACGGAACCCGGAGCGTGGCCAAAGCGTAGGTGCAGGTGCCGCCGGCCGCCGTAGCAACGAAACAAAG GTTGCGGGACTCGAGGCGACGCCCCACTTGGAGCAGGAGCAAGAGCGGAAGCAGCGTCTGAGCCCGGTCTCTGTGATGGATTTCCTCAgccaggatgaagacgacgacggcaacgaggatgagaacggcgacggcgacggcgtggaTGGAGACGACGAGACCGCGTCGCCGACGTTCCAGCAAAGCATCGCCAACATTCGAA GAGCAAGTCAAGAGTTGCTTCAAAAAATCCGGCAGTTTGAGCAGCTAGGCGACCTAGACGTATCCGACGTGGATGATGCTACCACGACCACGGAGGATGTGAGCTACAACATGTTGGAAACAGATTCCATAGAAGACGGTGACGATGCGTCTGCACAGGGCATACTAGACCTCCTAGAAGCAAGCTCCTCGGGGTCCAGCCACTGCTTTCAGAAGCTTCTGGTAGATTTCTTTCGCGACGATAAAACCCCAAGAAATCTAGGCCGAGGAAAGGTGTTGTTGGAGACCGCTCAAGCATGGCTGGATGGGCAAAATTGTTCATTAAGACCAATTTGGACAGTGGTGAAGATGGAGGTTGCGTCCATCGAGCAGTGGAGATGCCTCAGAGAAGACGAAAAGAATCTACTAGCCGCAGATCTAGAGAGTGATATCATCTCGTCGTTGATCGGAGAATTGGCTGACGAGTTATATTGA